AAAGTATCATTACCACTAGCAGTTATGCCAGCACCAAAGACAAATGAGCGGTAGCCGGTAGCCCCTGAATACTGACCGAATATAAAGGAATGATCAGCTCCTGGGGCTGTACTCACACTCTGGCCAAAAGCTAAGGAATGATCACTGTTCGCAGCTGATGATCCAACCACAACTGAATTCGTGCCAGTGCCTGCAGCGACAGGAATATCCGAAGAAAGGTACGGTGCCACTCCACTGCTCGTGGTTAAAACGTCTTCTCCATTAATGGAAATGCTCGGCGTGGTTCCATCAGGATCAATTGTAATCATGGCCCCGTATGGTGAAGTTGGGTTATAAAGTACCAGTTTATTATTTGCGTCGATGATCATACGCAAATTACCCAGAGCTCCACCAACAACGTGACCATCGCGCCATTCAATAATCGTATCATTCCTGACAGACCCCAACGTAAAGGTGGAGAGACCATCAACATAAGCATTGCTGATTGCTGGTGAAAAAACACCAGGACTGACTTCCGTCAGGCCAAATTCAAAGTTGCCATCCACATCCAGGTTTTGGCTTATGATCGTGCTTTGATTGACGGTTAGATTTCCATCAATGACGTGATCCCCACTCAGGGTCGTTTGCGCATCAATTGCTGAATGAATGACAATAGCGCCAATCAAGGTAAGAATACTTTTCTTTAGTTCAGTTTTCATTTCAACAGGCTTAATGGTTAATTTATGATACTATCAACAAGACAACATCTCCCCAGGACAGCCCAGGTTAGGCTTACAAAAACCGACACCAATCCTACTTTGGCTACAGATAGCAGTGGATGGACGGCGTAAAGGTAAGATTGAGATGGGTCATCGAGATTTCAGTTTTCTTTACACGTTAAAGACAATCTGAGCATCCTTTTGATTCTGCAAGTTAAAAAATTAATTTTCTACATTTTAGATAATTTAAAATCTAAAGGATATCAAAAATAAATTCACAACATTTTGATTATCAAACATCAATAGATTTGAAACAATTTCAGCACAGATTACCGATGCCACATGACATCCAACAACTTAAGGGAAAGCAACTAGTAGCACACTTAGGCCCATTACTTTACTCATGTACATCATCAAAGAGCAACTAAACTTAAAGCAGTTAAAAAGAACTACCTATTACAGGTTAACGCCCATTAACTCTCGCTGAAATGTGGAAAATCCTCAAGCGTGAGCTTGAGGTCACGAGCAATAACCTGATGGACAAGGTTTCCCTTATAGATATTCAAGCCCTTCTGGAGGATGGAATGTTGGCGCAAGGATTCACCAACGCCCAACCTTGCAATCGTCCGAACATAGTCGAAGGAAACGTTCGTCAGCGCATAAGTGGCAGTACGAGCGACGACCCCAGGAATATTGCTGACGCAATAGTGAATGACACCATCGACAACATAACTCGGCTCAGCATGGCTTGTTGGATGGCAGGTTTCAATACAGCCTCCCTGATCAACAGCAATATCGATAACGACACTGCCGGGTTCCATTTGGGCAATCATTGAACGGGTCACCAGAACAGGAGCCCTTGATCCCGGAACCAATACGGTGCCAATGACGACATCGGAACTAACCACGGCTTTGAGAATATTATCCGGAGTCGACTGCAGGACAGTAATACACTCTCCGAACCTTTCAGCAAGTTCCTCCAGACGCGGGGCTGACACATCAATTGCAGTTACGTGCGCCCCCAAGCCGATTGCCACTTCGATTGCATTGGTCCCGGCAGCACCACAGCCAATTACGGTCACTCGGCCCGATGGTGCACCCGAAACACCTCCCAGTAAAACACCCTTTCCTCCGTGGTCTTGTTGCAAATACTGCGCCCCGACTTGTGCCGCCATTCTGCCCGCAACAACAGACATGGGCGTAAGCAAAGGAAGCAAACCGCCATCGTCCTGCATGGTTTCCATCGCAATGTAAGTTGCGCCTGTTGCCAGCAACTGTTCCGTCAGCGCTTTATCCGCTGCCAAATGGAGAAAACCGAAAATGGTATGGTGGGGTTGATGAAGAGCAATTTCATCCTCCTGCGGTTCTTTTACTTTTAAAATCAGTTCTGCTCCATCGAAAACTCCTTGGGGACTATCAACAATCACCGCGCCAGCCGCTTCGTACTCTTGGTCAGTAATGGCGATTCCGATTCCAGCATGCGTTTCAACAATCACCTGATGGCCGTCATCAACCAACTGCCTAACCCCGTCCGGGACCAGAGCCACACGATGCTCACTCTGTTTGGTTTCCCGTGGAACACCGACCTTCATTCAGACTGACCTCCATTTTTCGGCATCTACGGATACTACCGGCACAGCCCTTTTTTCACAAGTATTCAGTTTAAAATCACTGAATCCTGCTCGCGCAAAAAAAAGCGTCACTGGATAAACCGGTCAAGCACCTTGGCGGATGATATCACACCCGGCATACCAGCACCCGGATGCGTTCCCGCACCAACAAAGTAAAGGTCTTCGACATCTTCACTACGATTATGCGGGCGGAACCAGGCACTTTGTGTCAACAAGGGTTCAAACTGGAAAGCACTGCCCTGAAAAGCATCCAGACGATCGTGGAAATCCTGCGGAGTGAAAAGCAGCTTGCTGACAATGTGCTTTCGCAAATCAGGCAATAGGTAATCCTTTTCCAATGAAGCAAAAATGCGATCGGCATATTCTTCCTTCAACCCGGCCCAGTCCTGACCACCACCAAGATGCGGAACCGGACTTAAAACGTAAAAGCCATCACAACCCTCTGGCGCGAGACTTGGATCGGTCGCAGTTGGCCGGTGCAAGTAGAGTGAAAAATCCTCGGCTACGATTTTCTTATCAAAAATATCAGTTAGCAGCCCTTCATATCGTGGCCCCAGAACAATGCTGTGATGCGGAACATTGTCGTATTTGCGATCCGTCCCGAAGTAAGCCACGAAAAGACTCATGGCATACTTCATCTTCTCCAGCTTGCGGTCCGTCCACTTGCGACGGTGCTCCGGCTTAACGAGCTTACGGTAAGTGTTGGCAACATCGCCGTTAGAGATAACGACATCGGCCGGAAAAAACTCTTCTTTGGTTTTAGAAAAGTGATAGCCCGATTCACGATCCGCAGTAAGGTCTTCTTCCTGACTACCCAGGGCCACTCGAACCCCTTTGGCCTTTCCATTTTCAACCAATATTTCTTCCGCCCTCGCACCAAGGATAAGCGTGCCGCCAATGTCCTCAAACAGTTTTACCAACCCACGGATAAGCGCACCGGTTCCACCCATGGCGAAATGCACACCCCAGGTTTTCTCCAAATAGTGAATCATAGCGTAAATGGCGGAAGACCTCAGCGGGTTACCGCCGATGAGCAACGGCTCGAATGAAAAAACCTGCTGGAGGTTCGGATCTTTGATAAACTCGCCCACGCGCGAAAAGACTGCCTTATCAGCGCGAAGCTTTATCAAATCGGGAGCAACCTTGATCATCTCCCAAATGGAATGAAAGGAATGGTCGGCCAGATCGGTAAAGGCGCGGTCAAAGATGCGGCGACTATAATCCTGAAACCTGCGGTAACCTTCGACATCGGCGGGATTGAACTTGTGGATTTCCGCTTCCAGCTTTTCCTGCTCTCCGCGGTAATCAAAAACACGACCGTCATTGAAATATATGCGATAAAAAGGATCACATGGGACGATATCCACATAATCCTCGAGCTTTTTGCCCGCCACCTCAGCCAGCTCGTCGAGCACAAATGGCACAGTCACAATCGTAGGACCGGCATCATAGGTAAAGCCCTGATCTTCGTAAACATAAGCCCGGCCACCAGGCTTGTCGCGCATTTCCAGCAGGGTCACCTCGTAACCCTTGGCCTGCGTCCGAATCGCGGCAGCGAGGCCACCAAAACCGCTGCCAATCACCACTGCCCTTTTCTTTCTACTGTCTCCCATCTGCCAGCAGAATTATCACTTCACCATTTTTGGCAAGCTACTCCATGCAGTTTCTGTAAATACTTGATTTTGCTGAGTTTTCGACTACCTTGCTACGCGTTATGCCCAAGCGTAAAAAAAGCCGACCTGATACCAATTCCATTGCGGAAACACTTCGCCCTGTTTTAGCAGACACCTACGCCCTGATGGCTCAGACTCATTTGTGCCATTGGAACGTTGAGGGCCCAAGCTTCTTCGCACTGCATGCCGCCTTCGAAATGCAATATACGGAGCTTTTTCAGGCTTCCGACGAAATCGCTGAGCGCATCCGTGCCCTTGGCGATTACTCGCCAGGCGGATTGGAAAGTCTCGCCAGGATCGCCAATATGACAGAGCTTCCCGAGAAGGCCACGGCTGAAAAAATGGCGGCCAGCCTGATCGAAAATCACTCCAAACTGATCAAGGACGCAGCCAAGGCTCGTGAAATCGCCAGCGAAGCCGACGACAAGGAAACCGAGGACCTCATGATTGCCCGGATTCAGGTCCACGAAAAGACAGTCTGGATGCTTAAGAGCTTCTTGAAGTAGTTTAGCCTGAACTTTTACTTCAACACATCTGCTGCTGCCCAACCGGACAGCACCGCACCTTCGACGCGCTGCCCGCCAAAGGCATCTCCCGCCAGAACCAGGGCCGGTGATTTGCTGACAGTATAACAGCGTTCATTTTCAACACGAAGTGGTTTACTATACCGCCAACCGTGGACTTGGAATTCGA
The Rubellicoccus peritrichatus DNA segment above includes these coding regions:
- the ald gene encoding alanine dehydrogenase, giving the protein MKVGVPRETKQSEHRVALVPDGVRQLVDDGHQVIVETHAGIGIAITDQEYEAAGAVIVDSPQGVFDGAELILKVKEPQEDEIALHQPHHTIFGFLHLAADKALTEQLLATGATYIAMETMQDDGGLLPLLTPMSVVAGRMAAQVGAQYLQQDHGGKGVLLGGVSGAPSGRVTVIGCGAAGTNAIEVAIGLGAHVTAIDVSAPRLEELAERFGECITVLQSTPDNILKAVVSSDVVIGTVLVPGSRAPVLVTRSMIAQMEPGSVVIDIAVDQGGCIETCHPTSHAEPSYVVDGVIHYCVSNIPGVVARTATYALTNVSFDYVRTIARLGVGESLRQHSILQKGLNIYKGNLVHQVIARDLKLTLEDFPHFSES
- a CDS encoding phytoene desaturase, with amino-acid sequence MGDSRKKRAVVIGSGFGGLAAAIRTQAKGYEVTLLEMRDKPGGRAYVYEDQGFTYDAGPTIVTVPFVLDELAEVAGKKLEDYVDIVPCDPFYRIYFNDGRVFDYRGEQEKLEAEIHKFNPADVEGYRRFQDYSRRIFDRAFTDLADHSFHSIWEMIKVAPDLIKLRADKAVFSRVGEFIKDPNLQQVFSFEPLLIGGNPLRSSAIYAMIHYLEKTWGVHFAMGGTGALIRGLVKLFEDIGGTLILGARAEEILVENGKAKGVRVALGSQEEDLTADRESGYHFSKTKEEFFPADVVISNGDVANTYRKLVKPEHRRKWTDRKLEKMKYAMSLFVAYFGTDRKYDNVPHHSIVLGPRYEGLLTDIFDKKIVAEDFSLYLHRPTATDPSLAPEGCDGFYVLSPVPHLGGGQDWAGLKEEYADRIFASLEKDYLLPDLRKHIVSKLLFTPQDFHDRLDAFQGSAFQFEPLLTQSAWFRPHNRSEDVEDLYFVGAGTHPGAGMPGVISSAKVLDRFIQ
- a CDS encoding DNA starvation/stationary phase protection protein codes for the protein MPKRKKSRPDTNSIAETLRPVLADTYALMAQTHLCHWNVEGPSFFALHAAFEMQYTELFQASDEIAERIRALGDYSPGGLESLARIANMTELPEKATAEKMAASLIENHSKLIKDAAKAREIASEADDKETEDLMIARIQVHEKTVWMLKSFLK